A genomic window from Leptolyngbya sp. BL0902 includes:
- a CDS encoding photosystem I reaction center subunit II PsaD: MTETLTGQTPIFGGSTGGLLTKAQVEEKYAITWTSSKKQVFEMPTGGAAMMNEGENLLYLARKEQCLALGTQLRTKFKPKIEDYKIYRIYPSGETQYLHPADGVFPEKVNEGRTAVGSVARNIGSNPDPATVKFSGKAPYEV, translated from the coding sequence ATGACTGAAACGCTTACAGGTCAAACACCTATTTTCGGGGGCAGCACCGGCGGCCTTCTGACCAAAGCCCAGGTAGAAGAAAAATACGCCATCACCTGGACAAGCTCTAAGAAGCAGGTTTTTGAAATGCCCACGGGTGGCGCGGCCATGATGAACGAAGGGGAAAACCTTCTGTATCTGGCTCGCAAAGAGCAGTGCCTCGCCCTAGGCACCCAGCTCCGCACCAAGTTCAAGCCCAAAATTGAAGATTACAAAATCTACCGCATCTATCCCAGTGGCGAGACCCAATATCTGCACCCCGCCGATGGCGTCTTCCCTGAGAAGGTGAACGAAGGCCGTACCGCTGTGGGCAGCGTGGCTCGCAATATCGGTTCCAACCCCGATCCCGCCACCGTCAAGTTCAGCGGCAAGGCTCCCTACGAAGTCTAG
- a CDS encoding anthranilate synthase component I family protein, with the protein MISPSFEQFQAYASQGNFVPVYQEWVADLDTPVSAWYKVCAGQPYSFLLESVEGGETLGRYSFLGCDPLWVMESRDDISTQTHRDGTVNRFEGNPFEILADCLDPYHPVKIPALPSGIGGLFGFWGYELIRWIEPTVPVHPAAEGDLPDGLWMQVDSLLIFDQVQRKVWAIAYADLRDPSRDLREAYEEACGRVRQLVEKLTLPLSEQQGRLPWVPPGLQSADSLTFSSNRTPEEFCGCVERAKGHIQAGDIFQVVISQRLSTEYAGQPFDLYRSLRQINPSPYMAYFNFQDWQIIGSSPEVMVKATLDNGPDSPRIATVRPIAGTRPRGKTAAEDKAYEEDLLADPKEIAEHVMLVDLGRNDLGRVCTSGTVRVDELMVVERYSHVMHIVSNVVGELEPSKTAWDLLKACFPAGTVSGAPKIRAMQIIHDLEPCRRGPYSGVYGYYDFEGQLNTAITIRTMIVQGNPNGGHTVSVQAGAGLVADSVPQSEYQETLNKARGMLEAIRCLQSGQ; encoded by the coding sequence ATGATTTCCCCGTCCTTCGAGCAGTTTCAAGCCTACGCCAGCCAGGGTAACTTCGTTCCGGTGTACCAAGAGTGGGTGGCCGATTTAGACACCCCCGTTTCTGCCTGGTATAAGGTGTGCGCGGGGCAACCCTACAGCTTTTTGCTGGAGTCGGTGGAGGGGGGCGAAACCCTAGGGCGCTATAGTTTCCTCGGCTGCGACCCGCTGTGGGTGATGGAAAGCCGGGATGACATCTCCACCCAAACCCACCGAGACGGCACCGTGAACCGCTTTGAGGGCAACCCCTTCGAGATTTTGGCGGACTGCCTCGATCCCTACCATCCCGTCAAAATTCCGGCCCTGCCATCGGGCATTGGTGGCCTATTTGGCTTTTGGGGCTACGAGCTTATCCGCTGGATTGAACCCACCGTCCCCGTCCATCCCGCCGCCGAGGGCGACCTGCCCGACGGGTTGTGGATGCAGGTGGATAGCCTGCTGATTTTTGACCAGGTGCAGCGCAAAGTTTGGGCCATCGCCTACGCCGATCTGCGCGATCCCAGCCGCGATTTACGCGAAGCCTACGAGGAAGCCTGTGGCCGAGTGCGCCAACTGGTCGAAAAGCTCACCCTGCCCTTGTCGGAACAACAGGGACGCCTCCCCTGGGTGCCGCCCGGTCTCCAATCCGCCGACTCTCTCACCTTTTCGAGCAACCGCACCCCAGAAGAGTTCTGTGGCTGTGTGGAGCGGGCCAAGGGCCACATCCAGGCCGGAGACATTTTTCAGGTGGTGATCTCCCAGCGGCTTTCCACAGAGTATGCGGGGCAACCCTTCGACCTGTACCGCTCCCTGCGGCAGATCAACCCCTCTCCCTACATGGCCTATTTCAATTTCCAGGATTGGCAGATCATCGGCTCCAGCCCGGAGGTGATGGTGAAGGCCACCTTGGATAATGGGCCAGATTCCCCCCGCATCGCCACGGTGCGCCCCATTGCCGGAACCCGCCCCAGGGGCAAAACCGCCGCCGAAGACAAAGCCTACGAGGAAGACCTGCTGGCCGATCCCAAGGAAATTGCCGAACACGTCATGCTGGTAGATCTAGGGCGCAACGACCTAGGCCGCGTCTGCACCAGCGGCACCGTGCGGGTGGATGAACTGATGGTGGTGGAACGCTACTCCCACGTCATGCACATCGTTAGCAACGTGGTGGGCGAACTGGAACCCAGCAAAACCGCCTGGGATTTGTTGAAGGCTTGCTTCCCGGCAGGTACCGTCAGCGGTGCCCCCAAAATTCGCGCCATGCAGATCATCCACGACCTCGAACCCTGCCGCCGTGGCCCCTACTCCGGCGTCTACGGCTACTACGACTTCGAGGGCCAACTCAATACCGCCATCACCATCCGCACCATGATTGTGCAGGGAAATCCCAACGGAGGCCACACCGTTAGCGTCCAGGCCGGGGCAGGTCTAGTCGCGGATTCTGTGCCCCAAAGCGAGTACCAAGAAACCCTCAACAAAGCCCGTGGCATGCTGGAGGCCATCCGCTGTCTGCAATCCGGCCAGTAG
- the ribBA gene encoding bifunctional 3,4-dihydroxy-2-butanone-4-phosphate synthase/GTP cyclohydrolase II produces MVNPESGNWSSAAQPSTDASPPDFQFDSIESALQDLAAGKSIVVVDDENRENEGDVICAAQFATPDNINFMAVEARGLICLAMTGERLDELDLPLMVSHSAFEDENEQTAFTVSIDAALSWGVTTGISAEDRARTIQVAINPKAKPSDLRRPGHIFPLRAKEGGVLKRAGHTEAGVDLARLAGLYPAGVICEIQNPDGSMARLPELVDYAKTFGLKLISIADLIRYRLQHERFVQREAVAELPTQFGLFHIYAYRNLLDDSEHVALVKGDPATFDQHSVMVRVHSECLTGDAFGSLRCDCRMQLQAALKMIESAGRGVVVYLRQEGRGIGLVNKLKAYSLQDMGLDTVEANEKLGLPVDQRNYGIGAQILNDIGVKKFCLITNNPRKIAGLKGYGLDMVDRVPLIIEATPYNSNYLSTKAQKLGHLMLQTYLATVAIHWQRGPLSTEDRYEKLEKLRYLAQENGLLLQEEARSVASALFSQPHQIIHLGLESAEAVHPDWYTEASQPQLRAITTILDALATWPDLSQMAFLISNGSDPFNGLQVNLDRQIFHRGDSAADVKPSALADNLETQRIYVFSNHIPSD; encoded by the coding sequence GTGGTTAACCCAGAATCGGGGAATTGGTCGTCCGCTGCTCAACCCTCCACCGACGCTTCTCCACCCGACTTTCAGTTTGATTCCATCGAATCGGCCCTGCAAGATTTGGCGGCAGGGAAATCCATTGTGGTGGTGGATGACGAAAACCGGGAAAACGAGGGGGACGTGATCTGCGCCGCCCAGTTTGCCACCCCCGACAACATCAACTTTATGGCGGTGGAGGCGCGGGGGCTGATCTGCCTCGCCATGACTGGGGAGCGGCTGGACGAGCTGGATTTGCCCCTGATGGTAAGCCACAGCGCCTTTGAGGACGAAAACGAGCAAACCGCCTTCACCGTCAGTATTGATGCGGCCCTCTCCTGGGGTGTGACCACGGGCATTTCCGCCGAAGACCGGGCGCGAACCATTCAGGTGGCCATCAACCCCAAGGCCAAACCCAGCGACCTGCGCCGACCGGGGCATATTTTTCCGCTGCGGGCCAAGGAAGGGGGCGTGCTGAAGCGGGCGGGCCACACCGAGGCCGGGGTGGATTTGGCGCGGCTGGCGGGGCTGTATCCGGCGGGGGTGATCTGCGAGATCCAAAACCCCGATGGCTCCATGGCGCGACTGCCGGAACTGGTGGACTACGCCAAAACCTTTGGCCTCAAGCTGATTAGCATTGCCGACCTGATCCGCTATCGCCTGCAACACGAGCGCTTTGTGCAGCGGGAAGCGGTGGCGGAACTGCCCACCCAGTTTGGCCTCTTCCACATCTACGCCTACCGCAATTTGCTGGACGATTCCGAGCACGTTGCTCTGGTAAAAGGCGATCCAGCTACCTTTGATCAGCATTCCGTCATGGTGCGGGTGCATTCCGAGTGTCTCACCGGGGACGCCTTTGGTTCTTTGCGCTGCGACTGCCGAATGCAGCTTCAGGCGGCGCTGAAAATGATTGAATCCGCTGGCCGTGGCGTGGTCGTCTACCTGCGCCAGGAGGGCCGGGGCATTGGCCTGGTCAACAAGCTCAAAGCCTACTCCCTGCAAGATATGGGCCTCGATACCGTGGAGGCCAACGAAAAGCTGGGCCTGCCTGTGGATCAGCGCAACTACGGCATTGGGGCGCAAATCCTCAACGACATCGGCGTGAAAAAATTCTGCCTGATTACCAACAACCCCCGCAAAATCGCCGGACTCAAGGGCTACGGTCTGGATATGGTAGACCGAGTGCCGCTGATCATTGAAGCCACCCCCTACAACTCCAACTACCTTTCCACCAAGGCCCAAAAGCTGGGCCACCTAATGCTGCAAACCTACCTGGCCACGGTGGCGATTCACTGGCAGCGGGGGCCATTATCCACCGAAGACCGCTACGAGAAGCTGGAAAAACTGCGCTACCTGGCCCAAGAAAATGGGCTACTGCTGCAAGAGGAAGCCCGATCCGTAGCGTCGGCCCTGTTTAGCCAACCCCACCAAATTATCCACCTGGGCCTAGAGTCTGCCGAGGCCGTCCACCCCGATTGGTATACCGAAGCCAGCCAGCCCCAACTCCGGGCCATCACCACCATTTTGGATGCCCTCGCCACCTGGCCCGACCTCAGTCAAATGGCCTTTCTGATTTCCAATGGCAGCGACCCTTTCAATGGTCTTCAGGTCAACCTCGACCGCCAGATCTTCCATCGCGGCGATTCGGCAGCGGACGTCAAGCCCTCCGCCTTGGCCGACAACCTAGAAACCCAGCGGATTTATGTGTTCTCCAACCACATCCCCAGCGACTGA
- a CDS encoding amidase translates to MNSVDLAFLPATTQAALIRQRQVSPLEFVELYLERIERLNPTLGAYVAVMADQALAEAKAKTDQVMTTDPADLPPLFGVSVSVKDLNAVAGVPCAYGIKAACDRIASQDDYIVTKLRQAGLIILGKTATSQMGSLPYTEPPGFPPARNPWNVDYTPGGSSGGGAAALAAGLCALSQGSDGGGSLRGPAFCCGLVGMKASRGRVSFSPVGERLNGLAVNGPLGRTTADAAALLDALSGYELGDPYWLPDPDPSFLARLNTPPNALRIGYTTRLDPIGEADPICRQAIYETVQRVEELGHTAEEVTFPRLDELIEPFTVVWQCVLAEAGVPWIVLEKMNRWLYWRAWRINSGAYLRAVSKLQQVARDIVCFCAPYDVLILPVFMHPTIPVGAWRSLQSPQILKNVINWVAPCPPFNASGQPALAIPTGLSPLGLPVGVQLVGRPADEATLFALAHQIESAYPWHHRPPLANQ, encoded by the coding sequence ATGAATTCCGTTGACCTTGCTTTTTTGCCCGCCACCACCCAGGCCGCACTGATTCGCCAGCGTCAGGTGTCGCCCCTGGAATTCGTGGAACTTTACCTGGAGCGCATCGAACGGCTGAACCCAACCCTGGGGGCCTACGTGGCGGTGATGGCTGACCAAGCCCTAGCCGAGGCCAAGGCCAAGACCGACCAGGTGATGACCACCGATCCGGCGGATTTGCCGCCCCTGTTTGGGGTGTCGGTGTCGGTCAAAGACCTGAATGCGGTGGCGGGGGTGCCCTGCGCCTACGGCATCAAAGCCGCCTGTGATCGCATTGCCAGCCAGGATGACTACATTGTTACGAAGCTGCGGCAGGCGGGGCTCATCATCCTGGGCAAAACCGCCACCTCCCAGATGGGCTCCCTCCCCTACACCGAACCGCCGGGGTTCCCGCCAGCACGAAACCCCTGGAATGTGGACTATACCCCTGGCGGCTCCAGCGGCGGTGGGGCGGCGGCGCTGGCGGCGGGGTTGTGTGCCCTCAGCCAAGGATCCGATGGCGGCGGCTCTCTGCGGGGGCCAGCCTTTTGCTGCGGCCTGGTGGGGATGAAAGCCTCGCGGGGACGGGTGAGTTTTTCCCCGGTGGGAGAACGGCTGAACGGCCTAGCGGTGAATGGCCCCCTAGGCCGCACCACCGCCGATGCCGCTGCGCTGTTGGATGCCCTCAGCGGCTACGAACTGGGAGATCCCTACTGGTTGCCCGACCCTGACCCGAGCTTTCTGGCCAGACTCAACACGCCGCCCAATGCCCTACGGATTGGCTATACCACCCGTCTAGACCCCATTGGTGAGGCGGATCCTATCTGTCGGCAAGCCATCTATGAAACGGTGCAGCGGGTGGAGGAACTGGGGCACACCGCCGAAGAAGTCACCTTCCCCAGGTTGGATGAGCTGATCGAACCCTTTACTGTGGTGTGGCAGTGCGTGCTAGCGGAGGCCGGGGTTCCCTGGATTGTGCTAGAAAAAATGAACCGCTGGCTCTACTGGCGGGCTTGGCGGATCAACAGCGGCGCTTACCTGCGGGCCGTGTCTAAGCTGCAACAGGTGGCCCGCGATATCGTTTGCTTCTGTGCCCCCTACGATGTGCTCATTTTGCCCGTGTTCATGCACCCAACCATCCCTGTGGGGGCGTGGCGCTCGCTCCAGTCGCCCCAAATTCTCAAAAATGTAATCAACTGGGTGGCCCCCTGTCCGCCCTTCAATGCCAGTGGTCAACCCGCCCTGGCCATTCCCACCGGACTTTCGCCCCTGGGGTTGCCCGTGGGGGTGCAGTTGGTGGGGCGTCCTGCTGATGAAGCCACCCTCTTTGCCCTTGCCCACCAGATTGAATCTGCCTACCCCTGGCACCACCGCCCGCCCCTGGCCAATCAGTAA
- a CDS encoding septal ring lytic transglycosylase RlpA family protein — protein MTLFAMFWVAHLPLSLGVMPHPSSVALLEEATSTQLPLRFAQTASSPSLLASSEFSPSDAASPAAEGSSSPPNLVALQGLGSSPIRGLAATVNWQRWINTATVTVVDTAALAEEEAAVEAMLPNVLASDTCPAAHPATPEVSPPVSEKPGGNSEGKAADETTADAATFVVRVKGVAIGQVASAAVAEEVATDLREALPTLAQHPQALTPTLDDETGIGQLENQAIFTLPPEAIRDADSMALTTAQWVNNLRLALGAEPLNPGQVQRVAYGLDPTSTQFQGTASWYGPYFHGRQTATGEIFDQEALTAAHKTLPFDTYLEVRNLLNGRTVVVRINDRGPYVGERSLDLSYAAARCLGSVQVGVIPYEATILTPGNPQAWEEAALPL, from the coding sequence ATGACCTTATTTGCAATGTTTTGGGTGGCCCATCTCCCTCTTTCCTTGGGAGTGATGCCTCACCCTTCTTCGGTGGCCTTGCTGGAAGAGGCCACCTCGACTCAGCTACCGCTGCGTTTCGCTCAGACGGCCTCGTCCCCGTCGTTGTTGGCTTCGTCAGAATTCTCTCCGTCGGATGCCGCTTCGCCAGCGGCTGAGGGGTCTTCGTCGCCGCCTAACCTCGTGGCCCTACAAGGGCTAGGGTCTTCGCCGATACGGGGCTTAGCCGCGACGGTGAACTGGCAGCGCTGGATCAATACCGCCACGGTGACGGTGGTGGATACCGCTGCCCTCGCCGAGGAGGAAGCGGCGGTTGAGGCCATGCTCCCCAACGTTTTGGCCTCCGACACTTGCCCCGCCGCCCACCCCGCCACTCCCGAGGTCAGCCCTCCAGTTAGCGAAAAGCCGGGAGGGAACTCGGAGGGAAAAGCCGCAGACGAGACGACCGCAGACGCAGCCACCTTTGTGGTGCGGGTAAAAGGGGTAGCCATTGGCCAGGTGGCCTCAGCCGCGGTAGCCGAAGAGGTGGCCACCGACCTGCGGGAAGCGCTTCCGACCTTGGCCCAACATCCCCAGGCCCTCACCCCCACCCTTGACGATGAAACGGGCATTGGTCAGCTTGAAAACCAGGCCATTTTTACCCTGCCCCCCGAAGCCATCCGAGACGCTGACTCTATGGCCCTCACCACGGCCCAGTGGGTGAATAACCTCCGGTTGGCCTTAGGGGCAGAACCCCTGAACCCCGGCCAGGTACAGCGGGTGGCCTATGGTCTAGATCCTACCTCCACCCAGTTCCAGGGTACGGCCTCGTGGTATGGGCCGTACTTCCACGGTCGCCAAACCGCCACCGGGGAAATTTTTGACCAGGAAGCCCTCACCGCTGCCCACAAAACCCTCCCCTTTGACACCTACCTAGAGGTGCGAAACCTACTCAACGGCAGAACCGTGGTTGTCCGCATCAACGACCGTGGCCCCTACGTGGGAGAGCGATCTTTGGATCTATCCTATGCGGCGGCCCGCTGTCTGGGGAGTGTGCAGGTGGGCGTTATTCCCTACGAGGCCACGATTCTCACCCCCGGCAACCCCCAAGCCTGGGAAGAAGCCGCCCTGCCGCTATAG
- a CDS encoding putative bifunctional diguanylate cyclase/phosphodiesterase, protein MAYFWPRSWRPQMRLWATRCPQPFHFGRRAILVSVLIAFTSVAVGKRWLMFQPLEVASFDRLSRLQPAQDLDERLLIVAVTEEDLSRYGWPLGDPQVADLIALLQRHDPAVIGLALYRNQSPATAFPDTADRGDPPGIAIEGQTEATAAESNPLALAFRSPMVIGLMNVGTQPNDYEVPAPAAWPADQVGFSDLVLDPDGVLRRNLLFVDHPTQPYYSFPLRMALAYHRDQVLAVDPTDDDLRLGATRLPALQPGDGGYTAIDSRGYQILLRYRNPHRLAHTVTLSQVLAGQVPADWVRGRAVLIGSTAPSMRNGFLTPYSSQTGDRVRLSGVEVYAQALSQLLDALEGRPALYRFLPQWGEVLWLLGWIGLAGGLGWYVRPALTWVMVMGSAFLGLWLVGGWALAYGWWLPLVEPTAGFLVATGFVVIQRALYRTSYDQLTRLPGRELFLISLQRELSRYRRTDGPPPLTVVFLDIDRFRLINQSFSHRVGDQVLQTMAQRLSEILPESAHLARIGGDEFAFVLPFNDPATVDAALDHIQAGISAPLTIANQRLAITGSMGLVISQEDYALHPEDWLRDAHTAMYRAKALHEDRYEVFSSTMREEAMRRLEIESCLLEALEKDQFLLYYQPIMCLESRRLVGFEALIRWCHPQEGFVSPGQFIQIAEETGLILPLGQWIFREASRQLKRWQNAFPQQSLKMSINLSRRQFHQADLVEQFAQCLRDLDLDGHYIQLEITESIIMGNVEGVRSLMQQLKELGLQLAIDDFGTGYSSLSDLYHFPTDTLKIDQSFVGRMDNSRDDREIIHTIITLARKLGLGLVAEGIEDNTQADLLMEMGCEQGQGYLFAKPLNAQEATAFVAATPR, encoded by the coding sequence ATGGCGTATTTCTGGCCCCGGTCGTGGCGACCACAGATGCGGCTGTGGGCTACCCGCTGCCCCCAGCCCTTCCATTTTGGTCGTCGTGCGATTCTTGTCTCAGTTCTGATCGCCTTTACGAGCGTTGCTGTAGGAAAGCGATGGCTGATGTTTCAGCCCCTAGAGGTGGCAAGCTTTGATCGGCTTAGCCGCCTTCAACCCGCCCAGGATCTCGATGAGCGCCTGCTGATTGTGGCGGTGACAGAGGAAGATTTATCTCGCTATGGTTGGCCCCTGGGCGATCCCCAGGTGGCGGATCTGATCGCCCTGCTGCAACGCCACGACCCAGCGGTGATTGGGCTAGCCCTCTATCGCAACCAGTCTCCAGCGACGGCCTTTCCAGATACGGCAGATCGAGGTGATCCCCCAGGGATCGCCATCGAGGGCCAGACAGAGGCTACCGCTGCCGAGTCTAACCCGTTGGCGCTGGCCTTTCGGTCGCCTATGGTGATTGGCTTGATGAATGTGGGCACCCAGCCCAACGACTATGAGGTGCCAGCCCCAGCGGCATGGCCCGCCGACCAAGTAGGCTTCAGCGATCTTGTCCTCGACCCCGATGGGGTGCTCCGGCGCAATCTGCTGTTTGTGGATCATCCTACCCAGCCCTACTATTCGTTCCCGCTACGGATGGCCCTGGCTTACCATCGTGACCAAGTCCTAGCGGTCGATCCGACCGATGACGACCTGCGCCTAGGGGCCACCCGGTTGCCTGCCCTACAGCCGGGGGACGGAGGCTATACCGCCATCGATAGCCGGGGCTACCAAATTCTGCTGCGCTACCGCAACCCCCACCGTTTAGCCCACACAGTAACGCTATCCCAGGTGTTGGCGGGGCAGGTGCCCGCAGACTGGGTGCGTGGGCGGGCGGTGCTCATTGGCTCCACCGCCCCCAGCATGAGGAACGGCTTTTTAACCCCCTACAGCAGTCAGACGGGGGATCGTGTCAGGCTGTCGGGGGTAGAAGTCTACGCCCAAGCCCTTAGCCAGTTACTCGATGCCCTGGAGGGACGCCCCGCCCTCTATCGGTTTTTGCCTCAGTGGGGGGAAGTCCTGTGGCTGCTGGGGTGGATTGGGCTAGCGGGTGGGCTGGGTTGGTATGTCCGGCCTGCCCTTACCTGGGTAATGGTGATGGGATCGGCGTTCCTGGGGCTGTGGCTGGTGGGTGGGTGGGCCTTAGCCTACGGCTGGTGGTTGCCCCTTGTTGAACCCACGGCTGGTTTTCTGGTGGCTACGGGCTTTGTGGTCATCCAAAGGGCGCTGTACCGCACCAGTTACGATCAGCTAACGCGGCTACCCGGTCGGGAATTGTTTTTGATTAGCCTTCAGCGAGAATTGAGCCGCTACCGCCGCACCGATGGGCCGCCGCCTCTTACGGTGGTGTTTTTGGATATTGATCGATTTCGGCTGATCAACCAATCCTTCAGCCACCGCGTGGGCGATCAGGTGTTGCAAACCATGGCCCAGCGATTGAGCGAGATCCTGCCAGAGTCGGCTCACTTAGCGCGAATTGGCGGGGATGAGTTTGCCTTTGTGCTGCCCTTTAACGATCCGGCCACCGTTGATGCTGCCTTAGATCACATCCAGGCTGGGATCTCCGCACCCCTGACCATTGCCAACCAGCGGCTAGCGATCACGGGCAGTATGGGGCTGGTGATCAGCCAGGAAGACTATGCCCTTCATCCCGAAGACTGGCTGCGCGATGCCCACACGGCCATGTATCGGGCCAAGGCCCTGCACGAAGACCGCTACGAGGTGTTCTCGTCTACCATGCGCGAAGAAGCGATGCGGCGGCTGGAGATCGAGAGCTGTCTGCTAGAAGCCCTAGAAAAGGATCAGTTCTTGCTGTACTACCAGCCCATTATGTGCCTAGAAAGCCGCAGGCTAGTAGGGTTTGAAGCCTTGATTCGGTGGTGCCATCCCCAGGAAGGATTTGTGTCGCCGGGGCAGTTTATCCAAATTGCCGAAGAAACCGGGCTAATTTTGCCCCTGGGCCAGTGGATTTTTCGCGAGGCCAGCCGTCAGCTCAAGCGCTGGCAGAATGCCTTTCCCCAGCAGTCCCTCAAAATGAGCATCAATCTCTCGCGCCGCCAATTTCACCAGGCTGACCTAGTCGAGCAGTTTGCCCAATGCCTGCGGGATCTGGACCTCGACGGTCACTATATTCAGCTTGAAATTACCGAAAGTATCATTATGGGCAATGTGGAGGGAGTCCGTTCACTCATGCAGCAGCTCAAGGAACTGGGCCTGCAACTGGCCATCGACGACTTTGGCACCGGATATTCCTCCCTCAGCGATCTGTACCACTTTCCCACCGATACCCTCAAAATTGATCAGTCCTTTGTGGGCCGCATGGACAACAGCCGCGACGACCGCGAAATCATCCATACCATCATCACCCTAGCCCGCAAGTTGGGCCTGGGCTTGGTCGCCGAGGGCATTGAGGATAACACCCAGGCCGACCTCCTGATGGAAATGGGCTGCGAACAGGGGCAGGGCTACCTCTTTGCCAAACCCCTCAACGCCCAGGAAGCCACCGCCTTTGTTGCCGCTACCCCCCGCTAG
- a CDS encoding NAD(P)/FAD-dependent oxidoreductase — MSTSLTETLLAPLAGNPLAGLAQADDLWLRYRTGNVPQTEVVQTSAESLGAVDWDVVIGGGTLGVLLAAGLAQRGWRVALIERGVLRGRDQEWNISRRELGELVSLGLLTEAELEQVIASEYNPARIQFGEGDPLWVREVLNVGVDPVALLEILKQKFLAAGGKLLENTAFAGAVVHPDGVRVNAGPGFTTRLMVDAMGHFSPVARQARGTQRPDAVCLVVGTCAEGFPHNDSGDLIVSFTPIQKQCQYFWEAFPARDGRTTYLFTYVDADPRRLSLTELFEDYWRLLPEYQQVSLDDLTVKRALFGFFPCYRHSPLRYPWGRTLAVGDSSGLQSPLSFGGFGAMVRHLQRLTQGIHEALTSDCLGANALGQLQPYQPNLSVTWLFQKSMSVGMDHPLPDQRINTLLSTIFADMAGLGDATLKPFLQDVVQFPALAKTLLVTGFRHPALVANIIPQVGLPTLLDWLRHYGSLAGYSALAPLLQAIQPAADALSPVQRYYIHRWIEALSYGSGQDYHG, encoded by the coding sequence ATGTCCACCTCCCTCACGGAAACCCTGCTGGCCCCCTTGGCGGGCAACCCCCTGGCCGGATTGGCTCAGGCCGACGACCTCTGGCTGCGCTACCGCACGGGCAATGTGCCCCAGACGGAGGTGGTGCAGACCTCCGCTGAGTCCTTGGGCGCAGTGGATTGGGATGTGGTGATCGGTGGCGGCACCCTGGGGGTGTTGCTGGCGGCAGGGCTGGCCCAGAGGGGCTGGCGGGTGGCGCTGATCGAGCGGGGTGTTTTGCGGGGGCGAGACCAGGAGTGGAATATCTCCCGGCGGGAACTGGGGGAGTTAGTGAGCCTGGGACTGCTCACCGAGGCAGAACTGGAGCAGGTGATCGCCTCAGAATACAACCCGGCCCGGATTCAGTTTGGAGAGGGCGATCCGCTGTGGGTGCGGGAGGTACTGAATGTGGGCGTCGATCCGGTGGCGCTGCTGGAGATCCTCAAGCAAAAATTTCTGGCGGCGGGGGGCAAGCTCCTAGAAAACACAGCCTTTGCCGGGGCGGTGGTGCATCCCGATGGGGTGCGGGTCAACGCAGGGCCAGGGTTTACCACGCGGCTGATGGTGGATGCCATGGGACATTTTTCCCCGGTGGCGCGGCAGGCTAGGGGCACCCAGCGACCCGATGCCGTGTGCTTGGTGGTGGGCACCTGCGCCGAGGGATTTCCCCACAACGACAGCGGCGATCTGATCGTCTCCTTCACGCCCATTCAGAAGCAGTGCCAATACTTCTGGGAAGCCTTTCCGGCGCGGGATGGCCGCACCACCTACCTGTTTACCTACGTAGACGCCGACCCTCGACGGCTAAGCCTGACGGAACTGTTTGAGGACTACTGGAGGCTGCTGCCGGAATATCAGCAGGTCAGCCTGGATGACCTGACCGTGAAGCGGGCCTTGTTTGGCTTTTTTCCCTGCTACCGCCACAGCCCATTACGCTATCCCTGGGGCCGCACACTGGCCGTGGGCGACAGCAGCGGCCTCCAGTCTCCCCTCAGTTTTGGCGGCTTTGGGGCCATGGTGCGCCATCTTCAGCGGCTCACCCAGGGCATCCACGAGGCCCTCACCAGCGATTGCCTGGGGGCCAACGCCCTCGGCCAGCTTCAGCCCTACCAGCCCAACCTGTCAGTGACGTGGCTGTTTCAAAAATCCATGAGTGTGGGGATGGATCACCCCCTGCCCGACCAGCGCATCAACACCCTGTTGTCCACTATTTTTGCCGACATGGCCGGACTGGGGGACGCCACCCTCAAACCCTTTTTGCAGGATGTGGTGCAGTTTCCGGCCCTGGCCAAAACCTTGCTAGTAACGGGGTTCAGGCATCCGGCTCTGGTGGCGAACATTATTCCCCAGGTGGGCCTGCCGACCTTGCTAGACTGGCTGCGGCACTACGGTAGCCTCGCTGGATACAGCGCCCTAGCCCCCCTTCTCCAGGCCATCCAGCCCGCTGCGGATGCACTCTCCCCCGTTCAGCGATACTATATCCATCGTTGGATAGAGGCGCTTTCCTACGGCAGCGGCCAAGACTACCACGGCTAG